The following coding sequences lie in one Candidatus Planktophila sulfonica genomic window:
- a CDS encoding ABC transporter ATP-binding protein codes for MSSTLAESVIHKTDAANVSLKKLSKSFTRKGKELSVIKDVNLEIKSGEIVALLGPSGCGKSTLLRLIAGLEVPTSGEVTIDERKIVGLDDRCSIVFQEPRLLPWRTIVENVELGLRGRKDNGKALQLLAEVGLGDFAACLPRQVSGGMAQRAALSRALISEPQVLLLDEPLAALDALTRLQMQDLLSQLVATTGVTIVLVTHDIDEALYLADRIVVLGERGQGIKRTFELNLPHPRDRKDASVASVRTELYSIFGIHA; via the coding sequence ATGAGTTCTACATTGGCAGAATCAGTTATACATAAAACCGATGCTGCAAACGTTTCATTAAAGAAACTTTCAAAGTCATTTACTCGCAAAGGCAAAGAACTCTCTGTAATCAAGGATGTAAACCTTGAGATCAAATCTGGAGAGATCGTGGCGTTGCTCGGCCCAAGTGGCTGCGGCAAGTCAACTCTTCTGCGATTAATTGCTGGCCTTGAAGTTCCAACCAGTGGCGAGGTAACAATTGACGAAAGAAAAATTGTTGGCCTCGATGATCGATGTTCGATCGTATTTCAAGAGCCTCGGCTCCTTCCATGGCGCACCATCGTAGAAAATGTTGAGCTTGGTTTAAGAGGGCGTAAGGACAACGGAAAAGCGCTTCAACTTCTTGCAGAAGTTGGCCTCGGAGATTTCGCAGCATGTCTGCCGCGACAGGTATCTGGAGGAATGGCACAACGTGCCGCTCTATCCCGAGCATTGATCTCTGAGCCACAAGTACTTCTGCTCGATGAGCCACTAGCAGCACTAGATGCACTCACCAGATTGCAGATGCAGGACCTCTTGTCACAACTTGTTGCGACAACCGGAGTAACTATCGTTCTTGTTACTCACGATATTGATGAGGCTCTTTATCTCGCGGACCGGATTGTTGTATTAGGTGAACGTGGCCAAGGCATCAAGCGCACATTTGAATTAAATCTTCCACACCCACGAGATCGCAAAGACGCGTCAGTGGCCTCAGTTCGCACAGAGCTCTATTCCATCTTCGGAATCCACGCTTAA
- a CDS encoding CoA-binding protein produces the protein MTWTEPSARQRLEMMKSAKTVAIVGASDNAARASYFVSTYLMSSSHFKLFFVNPRLETLLGQPVYKSLADIPEHVDIVDVFRKPADCMGILEEAIAIKATTLWLQLGITVPEVAEAGDKAGINVVMNRCLKIEHARFHGGLHLAGFNTGVISSQRNAKKGEN, from the coding sequence ATGACATGGACCGAACCATCTGCGCGTCAGCGCCTCGAGATGATGAAGAGTGCCAAGACCGTTGCAATCGTTGGAGCTTCAGATAACGCAGCACGTGCAAGTTACTTTGTCTCTACGTATTTGATGTCGAGCTCGCACTTCAAGCTTTTCTTTGTTAACCCACGACTTGAGACTCTCCTTGGACAGCCCGTGTACAAATCGCTGGCAGATATCCCTGAACACGTAGATATCGTCGACGTCTTCCGCAAGCCAGCAGATTGCATGGGAATTCTCGAAGAAGCAATTGCAATTAAGGCGACCACCTTGTGGCTACAACTTGGAATTACAGTTCCTGAAGTTGCTGAGGCGGGAGATAAAGCTGGAATCAATGTCGTCATGAACCGCTGCCTCAAAATCGAACATGCTCGTTTTCATGGCGGCCTTCATCTTGCTGGCTTCAATACAGGCGTTATTTCTTCGCAGCGAAATGCAAAAAAGGGCGAGAATTAA
- a CDS encoding aliphatic sulfonate ABC transporter substrate-binding protein has product MKKNIVISVIVGALVALGISAAPAQAAERTLNLDYANWNPLSLVIKDQGWLETDLKKIDTKVNWVYSAGSAAAIQNLNANAIQIGSSAGVAAYVARANGVAIKSVAVFSQPNWAALVVAKGSKITPSQLKGKKIAAQKGTDPYFFLLQVLTAKKLDPFKDVTIVNLAHADGKAALLRGDVDVWSGLDPITSQSVKVDGSKIIYENKALNTWGIISAREDFLKSNRDITVTVLKNYQKARAWIQANPDKAAQILATSAKIDLDVAKTVLNGRTKVNVPLVPGALQSGVLAAIQPILVNEAQVRSQSDATTALSTLYDTSFAFAALKK; this is encoded by the coding sequence ATGAAAAAGAATATTGTTATTTCAGTAATCGTCGGAGCCCTAGTCGCTCTCGGTATTTCGGCAGCTCCTGCACAGGCAGCAGAACGCACGCTCAATCTTGATTACGCCAACTGGAACCCTCTCAGCCTTGTCATCAAGGATCAAGGTTGGCTAGAAACAGACCTTAAGAAGATTGATACAAAGGTTAACTGGGTCTATTCAGCAGGATCTGCTGCTGCAATCCAGAACCTCAATGCAAATGCGATTCAGATTGGTTCATCTGCTGGCGTTGCTGCCTACGTTGCTCGCGCAAATGGCGTTGCGATTAAATCAGTCGCTGTCTTTAGCCAGCCAAACTGGGCCGCGCTCGTTGTTGCAAAGGGCTCAAAGATCACTCCTTCACAGTTGAAGGGGAAGAAAATTGCTGCGCAAAAAGGAACAGATCCTTACTTCTTCTTGCTACAGGTACTTACTGCGAAGAAGCTAGATCCATTTAAAGATGTCACTATCGTGAACTTGGCTCATGCTGACGGCAAAGCAGCACTTCTCCGTGGCGACGTAGATGTCTGGTCAGGTCTTGATCCAATTACTTCACAGTCTGTAAAAGTTGATGGAAGCAAGATCATCTATGAAAACAAGGCTCTTAATACTTGGGGAATCATCAGCGCACGTGAAGATTTCTTGAAGTCAAATAGAGATATCACTGTGACCGTTCTTAAGAATTACCAGAAGGCTCGCGCCTGGATTCAGGCAAACCCTGACAAGGCAGCACAGATCCTTGCAACATCGGCCAAGATCGATCTCGATGTTGCCAAGACAGTTCTCAACGGTCGCACGAAGGTGAATGTTCCATTGGTACCAGGTGCACTTCAGTCAGGTGTACTTGCGGCGATCCAGCCAATTTTGGTTAACGAAGCTCAAGTTCGATCCCAGTCAGATGCAACGACAGCGCTAAGCACTCTCTACGACACCTCTTTCGCATTCGCTGCGCTCAAGAAGTAA
- a CDS encoding O-acetylhomoserine aminocarboxypropyltransferase/cysteine synthase family protein, whose translation MSERQWGFKTRSLHAGSSPDPQTGARAVPIYQTSAFVFENTEDAGNLFALQKYGNIYSRIGNPTVAAFEEKIASLEGGIGAVATASGMSAQFLVFAALLEAGDHVVSTSALYGGTVTQLDVTLRRFGVNTDFVVSDKPEDFAVKITDKTKFIYAEMVSNPASMVADIEGLAKIAHDAGLPLVIDSTCATPYLARPIEYGADIVIHSATKFLGGHGTTLGGVIVDAGKFNWGNGKFPSMVAPVASYGGVSWWENFGEYGFLTKIRSEQLRDIGPVLAPHSAFLLIQGVETLSQRMADHVKNAKAVAEYLDTDSRVEWVKYSGLKSHPHFARAQKYLPEGPGAVFSFGVKGSEGKSGREAGEKFINSVKLASHLANIGDVRTLVIHPASTTHRQLTDEQLIEAGVPQDLVRISVGIEDIEDILWDLDQALTAATGRGR comes from the coding sequence ATGTCAGAACGCCAATGGGGTTTTAAGACCCGCTCACTGCATGCAGGCTCATCTCCTGATCCACAGACCGGTGCTCGCGCCGTTCCGATTTATCAAACTTCGGCTTTCGTATTTGAGAACACTGAAGATGCCGGCAATCTCTTTGCTCTTCAAAAGTACGGCAACATCTATAGCCGCATCGGTAATCCAACAGTTGCAGCATTTGAAGAGAAGATTGCAAGCCTTGAAGGCGGCATTGGCGCTGTCGCAACAGCGTCAGGCATGTCTGCGCAGTTCTTAGTTTTCGCTGCGCTCCTTGAAGCAGGCGATCATGTGGTCTCAACTTCTGCCCTCTACGGCGGAACTGTTACGCAGCTCGATGTCACACTTCGTCGCTTTGGAGTCAATACTGATTTTGTAGTCAGCGATAAGCCTGAAGATTTCGCTGTGAAGATCACGGATAAGACAAAATTTATTTATGCCGAGATGGTTTCAAACCCTGCATCAATGGTTGCCGATATCGAAGGACTTGCAAAGATTGCACATGATGCGGGTCTTCCACTTGTTATTGATTCAACATGTGCGACACCTTATTTGGCGCGACCAATCGAATACGGCGCAGATATTGTCATTCACTCAGCTACGAAGTTCCTTGGCGGCCATGGCACCACACTCGGTGGCGTAATTGTCGATGCCGGTAAATTCAATTGGGGTAATGGCAAGTTCCCTTCAATGGTTGCACCTGTTGCTTCTTACGGTGGAGTCTCATGGTGGGAGAACTTTGGTGAATATGGATTCCTCACCAAGATTCGCTCTGAACAACTTCGTGACATAGGTCCTGTTTTGGCTCCGCATTCTGCATTCCTTCTTATCCAAGGAGTAGAAACACTTTCACAGCGCATGGCAGACCATGTGAAGAATGCAAAAGCTGTTGCCGAGTACTTGGATACTGATTCTCGCGTTGAGTGGGTTAAATATTCAGGGTTGAAGAGCCACCCACATTTCGCTCGTGCACAGAAGTATTTGCCTGAAGGACCTGGCGCGGTCTTCTCATTTGGCGTCAAGGGATCTGAAGGAAAATCAGGTCGAGAAGCAGGCGAGAAGTTCATCAACTCTGTGAAGCTTGCTAGCCACCTCGCAAATATCGGCGATGTCCGCACTTTGGTCATTCACCCAGCAAGTACAACGCACCGCCAGTTAACAGATGAGCAGTTAATCGAAGCTGGAGTTCCTCAGGATCTGGTGCGCATCAGCGTTGGAATTGAAGATATCGAAGACATCTTGTGGGATCTAGATCAGGCTCTCACCGCAGCGACAGGACGTGGCCGCTAA
- a CDS encoding quinone oxidoreductase family protein → MKAIQITAFGGPDVMKYVDLADPVAGTDEVVLDVTAVGINYADTHQTENSYLSPQSLPMIPGIEVVGTHDGKRYLASVSSGGYAQKAVAHKSVLFPIPDAVTDQQALCMLVQGATAWHLLKTMGNLQKGQSVVVHAAAGGVGTIAIQLAKLWGGKVIAVTSSDSKSALATSLGADVVVDAKSNDLEADLRKANGGHGVDLVLEMVGGTTFDHSLAALGAFGKIITFGMASRTAPTPIHPGSLMHGSKTVSGFWLANCFGSKEMLNDVVAELFALVADGKLKPVIGATYPLSEAADAHRSMLARESTGKIALDPAR, encoded by the coding sequence GTGAAGGCAATTCAGATAACGGCATTTGGCGGTCCTGATGTCATGAAGTACGTGGATCTTGCTGATCCCGTAGCTGGTACAGACGAGGTAGTTCTTGATGTGACTGCAGTTGGTATCAACTATGCAGATACACACCAGACAGAGAACTCTTATCTATCGCCCCAATCTCTTCCGATGATTCCAGGTATCGAAGTTGTTGGAACCCATGACGGAAAGCGTTATCTAGCGAGCGTTTCATCTGGGGGATATGCGCAGAAGGCAGTTGCACATAAATCTGTACTTTTTCCAATCCCAGATGCAGTAACTGACCAGCAGGCTCTCTGCATGTTGGTGCAGGGCGCAACCGCTTGGCACTTGCTTAAGACAATGGGAAATCTGCAGAAAGGTCAATCAGTTGTTGTGCATGCAGCAGCAGGTGGCGTTGGCACGATTGCAATTCAATTAGCAAAGTTGTGGGGCGGCAAAGTAATTGCGGTTACCTCTTCAGATTCCAAGTCAGCACTTGCTACATCACTCGGTGCAGATGTTGTTGTCGATGCGAAATCAAATGATCTTGAAGCAGATCTTCGCAAGGCAAACGGTGGTCACGGTGTAGATCTCGTCCTCGAAATGGTTGGCGGAACAACATTCGATCACAGCCTTGCAGCGCTCGGTGCTTTCGGAAAAATCATTACATTCGGAATGGCATCACGCACTGCGCCGACACCAATTCATCCAGGATCTTTAATGCACGGTTCAAAGACTGTCTCAGGTTTCTGGCTCGCAAACTGTTTTGGTAGCAAAGAGATGCTTAACGATGTAGTTGCCGAACTCTTCGCACTCGTCGCCGATGGAAAGCTCAAGCCAGTTATTGGTGCGACCTATCCACTCAGCGAGGCAGCCGATGCGCACCGATCAATGCTCGCCCGTGAATCAACGGGCAAGATTGCCCTCGATCCTGCGCGGTAA
- a CDS encoding FUSC family protein — protein MFKRFIKLFTDRRQWVRQIAVAGLSGGVAWFIGDSVVEGGGVVAAIVSTLSIRISLHKSIREGFGQIIGTAIGAGTALLAVSLFNFGFLAIATTIILCAVVARALHLGEVASVNVPVTALIVIGPGISQTTATHRLGSTLIGAAVAIFFSYFSVPNTPIDRARIQIKEVSQKAAELLAQMSEGVAAGYTQKEAGNWLAKARLLVEEIPAIRAQSVEARSHARWFPTAEKDIAEEMYIEGIATEHTLVQVRTIARTLFDSAVEGGIADSTKKQIAVALSAASYAISAHVDLPDDINDFSSSPTDDAREAGSALAETLIEDGKDVDQEQIVRGLSIVANIGIIADSLDQNSPALKDVITPDEPAKMKVLEVSPLEQTASLWNRIKQSVSKYF, from the coding sequence ATGTTTAAGCGTTTTATTAAATTATTCACGGACCGCAGACAATGGGTCCGCCAGATTGCCGTTGCTGGATTATCTGGCGGCGTCGCTTGGTTTATCGGTGATTCTGTCGTCGAAGGCGGCGGCGTTGTGGCAGCAATTGTTTCTACTCTCAGTATTCGCATATCTCTACACAAATCTATCCGCGAAGGCTTCGGTCAAATCATTGGAACTGCGATCGGTGCCGGAACCGCCCTTCTTGCCGTCTCACTATTTAATTTTGGTTTTCTAGCTATTGCTACAACAATCATTCTCTGTGCTGTAGTTGCTCGTGCCTTGCATCTCGGTGAAGTTGCCTCCGTAAACGTCCCGGTTACAGCGCTGATTGTTATCGGCCCTGGTATTTCGCAGACCACAGCAACTCACCGTTTGGGTTCAACGCTTATTGGCGCTGCTGTAGCAATCTTCTTTTCGTATTTCTCGGTGCCAAATACACCGATTGATCGCGCGCGAATTCAAATCAAGGAAGTTTCGCAGAAAGCGGCGGAGCTACTTGCCCAGATGTCTGAAGGCGTGGCAGCAGGATACACACAGAAGGAAGCTGGCAACTGGTTGGCGAAAGCTCGTTTGCTTGTTGAAGAAATTCCTGCGATTCGTGCACAATCAGTTGAAGCACGCAGCCATGCTCGTTGGTTTCCAACTGCTGAAAAAGATATTGCAGAAGAGATGTATATCGAAGGAATCGCAACAGAACATACTCTCGTTCAAGTCCGCACAATTGCGCGAACACTTTTTGATTCTGCCGTTGAAGGAGGTATTGCCGATTCTACGAAGAAACAAATCGCAGTCGCCCTTTCGGCAGCTAGCTATGCAATTTCAGCTCATGTCGATTTGCCAGATGACATCAACGATTTCTCATCATCTCCAACAGATGATGCTCGTGAGGCTGGATCCGCACTTGCTGAGACCTTGATTGAAGATGGTAAGGATGTTGATCAAGAGCAGATTGTCCGTGGACTTTCCATCGTTGCCAATATTGGGATAATCGCAGATTCGCTAGATCAGAATTCACCGGCGCTCAAAGATGTCATTACTCCTGATGAACCTGCCAAGATGAAGGTTTTGGAAGTATCACCCCTCGAGCAGACTGCATCGCTTTGGAATAGAATTAAGCAATCGGTTTCTAAGTACTTCTAG
- a CDS encoding carbohydrate ABC transporter permease, with amino-acid sequence MSTGVVQSEQYRNSQKRKDTFISIFIGIFAFVWIFPILWTVWTSLRPYNEIISYGIFSWPRRLTFDNYVNAIQEMEIGKYLLNSLIVTVPSVILTLFFGSLVAFVVTRYQYKFNLTLLLLFTAGNMLPIVLTYIPVFWMFIWVGELFGNRNLLYNNYGGLILVHVGFQVGFATFVLSSYMKTIPKEISESATIDGANVFRHYFNVILPLLRPALAALSVLMTTWIYNEFFWALVLMSDDSKRPITSALRRLQGQYVTDFNLLAAGAIIAAAPTVIMFFILRKQFIAGLTLGSTKG; translated from the coding sequence ATGAGCACCGGTGTAGTTCAGAGCGAGCAGTATCGCAATAGCCAGAAGCGTAAAGACACCTTTATCTCAATCTTCATCGGAATTTTCGCTTTCGTCTGGATCTTCCCAATCCTCTGGACTGTCTGGACATCTCTTCGTCCTTACAACGAAATCATCTCCTACGGTATTTTCTCGTGGCCACGTCGGCTTACTTTTGATAATTACGTCAACGCCATACAAGAAATGGAAATTGGTAAGTACCTACTGAACTCACTTATCGTGACAGTTCCATCAGTGATCTTGACCTTGTTCTTCGGTTCACTCGTTGCCTTCGTTGTAACTCGCTACCAATATAAATTTAATCTCACACTTCTCCTGCTCTTCACAGCCGGAAATATGCTTCCGATCGTTCTTACCTACATCCCAGTCTTCTGGATGTTTATCTGGGTGGGCGAACTATTTGGTAACCGTAACTTGCTGTACAACAACTACGGTGGCTTGATTCTGGTCCACGTCGGATTCCAGGTTGGCTTCGCAACCTTCGTTCTCTCTTCTTACATGAAGACCATTCCGAAGGAAATTTCTGAATCAGCAACTATCGATGGCGCCAACGTATTCCGCCACTACTTCAACGTCATCTTGCCGCTATTGCGCCCAGCGTTGGCTGCTCTCAGCGTGCTCATGACTACTTGGATTTATAACGAATTCTTCTGGGCGCTGGTATTGATGTCAGATGACTCTAAGCGCCCAATCACTTCAGCACTTCGCCGCTTGCAGGGTCAGTACGTCACAGACTTCAACTTGTTGGCAGCCGGAGCAATCATTGCGGCCGCGCCTACTGTGATTATGTTCTTCATATTGCGTAAGCAATTCATCGCAGGTTTAACCCTAGGATCTACAAAGGGATAA
- a CDS encoding ABC transporter permease: MQRRLGNFLLGLILPIALFGAWIYFSSNGSFAESELPKPSSVFKVITELDERDQLWLNISASLQRVALGYFFGTLIALILGSAAGLNKVVNRLVTPLLQAIRAVPSLAWVPLLIIWIGIGEGSKLTLIAIGAFFPVFTTVVSGIKNVDRHLVEVGRAYGLKRWAIIKGIYLPAAAPQIFSGLRLGLAQSWLFLVAAELIASAKGLGFLLVDSQASARTDIVIFSILALAILGKTSDLILATIEKRVLAWNK, translated from the coding sequence ATGCAGAGACGGCTTGGGAACTTCCTTCTGGGACTCATTCTCCCGATTGCGCTATTTGGTGCCTGGATCTACTTCAGCAGCAATGGTTCTTTCGCCGAGAGTGAGCTTCCCAAGCCTTCTTCTGTCTTTAAAGTAATCACAGAGCTCGATGAGCGCGATCAACTCTGGCTCAATATCAGCGCCAGCCTTCAACGTGTAGCTCTTGGATATTTCTTTGGAACCCTCATCGCATTAATACTTGGATCAGCTGCAGGACTTAATAAAGTTGTTAATCGACTAGTTACGCCATTACTACAGGCAATTCGTGCAGTGCCATCTCTTGCTTGGGTACCTCTCCTCATTATCTGGATTGGAATTGGTGAAGGTTCGAAACTAACGCTGATTGCAATCGGTGCTTTCTTCCCTGTCTTTACAACAGTTGTTTCCGGAATTAAGAACGTTGATCGACACCTCGTGGAAGTTGGCCGCGCATATGGCCTCAAGCGATGGGCAATCATTAAAGGAATCTATCTTCCAGCCGCAGCCCCACAAATCTTTTCTGGTCTTCGACTTGGATTGGCTCAGAGCTGGCTCTTCTTAGTTGCCGCAGAATTGATTGCAAGCGCCAAGGGCCTTGGCTTCCTCTTGGTGGATAGCCAAGCTTCTGCACGAACCGACATAGTGATTTTCTCAATCCTTGCACTAGCAATTTTGGGAAAGACTTCAGATTTAATTCTCGCGACTATCGAGAAGAGAGTCCTCGCCTGGAACAAGTAG